In Amycolatopsis sp. FBCC-B4732, the genomic stretch CGTCTTGACGTCCTCGCAGTTCGACCCCGCGACGTCGCCGATCGCGATGATCGAGAAGCTCGCCGGCTGCTCCGTGTGGCACAGCGCTTCCGCCGAGGCCATCTTCATCGGCTGCTGCTCGAACATCAGCTTGCCCTGCGCGTCACCGGTGACGGCGAGGACGGCGAAGGCCGCGATGCCGACCCAGCCGCCGAGCCGCAGCGACGAGCGCCAGACGTCCTGGTTCGAGCGCCGCCGCCAGAGGTGCCAGCCCGCGACGCCCACCAGGAACGCCGCCGCCACCGAGAACGCGCCCGCCAGGGTGTGCGGGATAGCGGCCAGCGCCGTGTTGTTCGTCAGCACCGCCCAGATCGAGTTCATCGTCGGCTTGCCGTTCTCGAACGTCACGCCGACCGGGTGCTGCATCCACGAGTTCGCCGCAAGGATGAAGTATGCCGAAGCCATCGTGGCCAGCGAGAACGCCCAGGCGCACGCCAGGTGCACCTTCTTCGGCAGCCGGTCCCAGCCGAAGATCCACAGGCCGAGGAAGGTCGACTCGACGAAGAACGCAACGAGCCCTTCCATGGCCAGCGGCGCGCCGAAGACGTCGCCGACGAAGCGGGAGTACGCGCTCCAGTTCATCCCGAACTGGAACTCCTGCACGATGCCGGTCACGACGCCCATCGCGAAGTTGACCAGCAGCAGCTTGCCCCAGAACTTCGTCATTTTGAGGTGCCGCAGCTCGCCGGTGCGGACCCACCGGGTCTGCATCGCCGCGACCAGGATCGACAGCCCGATGGTCAGCGGAACCATCAGGAAGTGGTAGACGGTGGTGATGCCGAACTGCCACCGCGCTAGCTCTAGGACCTCCACGTGGTCCAGCGTGCTCCGGCGCGGATGGGGCAGCTAGATCAAACGGTCCCGTCCACCCCAGGACCAACGTCCTTCACCTGGTCGAGTGCCCGGCGGGCCTCGTCCGCCACCGCGCGGCGCGGGCCGTCGTCCCCGAGCTCGAGAACGTGGCGCAACGCGAGCCCGTACGCCGTGTCGAACGCCTTGCCGGCCGCCACCGGCAGGTCGGGGCGGACGCCGGTGCCTTCCCAGTTCTCCCCCG encodes the following:
- a CDS encoding cytochrome ubiquinol oxidase subunit I, producing the protein MEVLELARWQFGITTVYHFLMVPLTIGLSILVAAMQTRWVRTGELRHLKMTKFWGKLLLVNFAMGVVTGIVQEFQFGMNWSAYSRFVGDVFGAPLAMEGLVAFFVESTFLGLWIFGWDRLPKKVHLACAWAFSLATMASAYFILAANSWMQHPVGVTFENGKPTMNSIWAVLTNNTALAAIPHTLAGAFSVAAAFLVGVAGWHLWRRRSNQDVWRSSLRLGGWVGIAAFAVLAVTGDAQGKLMFEQQPMKMASAEALCHTEQPASFSIIAIGDVAGSNCEDVKTFNVPALLSFLAHNDFKTEVKGVEDLITEYQAKYGTNYPDDPALGSLAGKPIDYVPNLPVTYWGFRMMIGFGAVSAGIGLLALWLTRRDRIPTTRWFPLLVLGGIATPFLGNSAGWIFTEMGRQPFVVVPNPSGVDGVWMFTAQAVSRLTTGEVWTSLIALTTVYAALGVVELFLMRKYIRGGVEAVMPPETQDSDKPGEDTLAFAY